TGCTTAGGTGTGTATTGTATAACCCCagcatatttgtgaatgttctggttctttggtggttattgacttctagttgcattacATTATCATCATAAAGTGTGCttcgaataatttcaatatttttaaatttattgaggcttgttttgttgtcccagcatatgatctaatcTGAAGAACATTCATGAGCACtatagaagaatatatattctggtAATTTGGGTAACACTtgatatatgtctattaagtcaagttcatttatcacattcttTAGGTACTCAATTTCCATATTGATCCTCTacctggttgttctatctatgaagagagtggtgtattgaagtctcccactattattgcagaaacatctattgcttccttcagctttggcaatgtttttctcatatactttggagcaccttgattgagtgtatagacacttatgattgttattttgtcTTAGTGAATTGTCCCTTGCACTAATATATGatgtccttctttgactctcatgacatctttgcatttaaagtctgttttatctgacattagtatTGCTATGCCTGCCTTCTTCTGGCTGCAGCTTCCATGGAATGGTTttatccatcctttcactttcattctctttgtgtggctgagtctaagatgagtctcttgtaggcagcatattgATGTATCAtactttttaacccattctgccagtctgtatctttcagttgggaagtttaatccattcacattcaaagtatTTCTGTGAagacagttcttgaatcaaccatcttatcctttagtttttatttgtcagatctgttttttacactctctctttctgtctctcttttttttcctttaagttacccttactaatattcttcagctccatgcccttctccagaactctctttcctttctttgtttctcagctgCTTGAACTCCAGCTTTTTTCATGGCAAAgtagtttgctctgcctctcctaaacTGCCATCTTACTGAAAGTCCAGTCTACTGCTTCTGGTCAGGACAGGATTGTCCTCTCCCTGCTCTGGATGCAACAGGGGTTTGGCCCAACCCTCTAAGCCCCCAGCATCCTCACACATCCTGCTGACAGCTTGCAACTGCATGTAAGCCCCATGTCTAGGGTCGGCTCCTTCATCCACATCGCTGAATGCAAGAGAGCAGGGGTGCTGCAGGCTCACGTTCCCACCAGGGCCCACGGCAGTGTTTGGCTGTGGTGGGAGCATGGATGCCCACTCCCTTGTCTTGAGGTGGGCAAATTGTGGTCACTTTGTGCCTCAGAGAATGATGTGGGGTCAACTTGAGGATGGGACACAATGTGGAGTAACACTCTTGCTTGACTTTTTCCCTTCACCCCTTGGCTTTCCTGGAGCATCTCCATGATAAATCACTGACATGGAGCACTCATCTCAGGGTAGTGTCTAGGAAACCCCTCTGAGGGCAGCCTGCCACCGGCCATGCTGGCTGCATGACAAGTGCTCAGGCAGAGAAAACCCTTATGGTTCAGATGAAAGGGTGGTCAACGGGGAACTCATGTTCCCCAAAATGGGCACTTCTGGAGGGGAGGGGCCTCCTGCACCACATTTACTCACTGCACTTTCACACAAGTCCCATTTTATCTGCACATTTCACCTCTCCAAGAATTCCCATTAGAGGGAAGCATGTGCTTTTTCAGTCCTTCTATCAGAGAAAGGCCCCTGACTTCCCATGCCGTCATCTTTCTCTCCTGTCCACTGCAGCCTCTTGGGCGAAGGTCTCCTGGAGAGCAGTTGGGGGAATGCTTGCTTCACAGTGCAGGTTTTAGACACCTCTGCCACTTGGCTTCTTTGATTTCTAGTCATCAGTGAAAGCTGACTTCCGTGGTCATAAAACATCACACAGATGAATGCTGCAGTTCTAAGACTCCTGCGAAGATCATATTTACAAGAAGTACTCAAGCACAGAGCTCTCCAGAAGGACATGGAGTGCCATTCACTCCACAGGTGTTTTTCAGGcacctcctctgtgccaggcactctgcttcATGCTCAGCTTGAATTAGGCAGAGAGGGTCCTCACACTCCTGGGACTCACTTCTCCAGTGGGGAGGCATTCGCTCACTCAACAGGTACTTACTCAACAGGTAACTTCTGCATGCCAGTTACTGTCCTGGACACTAGGAGCACAGCAGTGGAACAGACAAATCCcatgccctcatggagcttatatttgaataaaatatgaatgaCTAAATAATAAACATGATAACTTCACATAGTGATAAATGCTTTGAAGGAAATAAGCAGAATAACAGTGTGACTAGTTGGaggaaatgttttagaaaaagtggcagaaagaattcTCTGAGGTGGCATTTCATCTGAGACCTGCAGGACCAACACGCTTGGGCAGGTGAAGTGACAGAGGCAAGGGAGGGGCCGGCAAGCAAATGGACAGATGGAGAGCTGGATGTTGGGACTGGAacaggggtgaggggagaggggaagcAAGACGGGGGTTGGAGCCAGATCACAGGGACCTTGGAGACCCTGTAAGGAGTGCGATAGAGACAACTGCACAGCCTGCATTTTGAATGAAGCTGCAGGGAAAGGAGAGACATTACAGGGCAACAGTTTGCTGATCTCCAACCTCTTTCTTAACCCTGTAGATTATGACTCCCTCTTCCCCATTCAACAGCATTCCCAGGAAAGACCATAAATGAGATCATGAAAGCTGTCTTACAGTTTTCAAAGGGTTCAAGCCACACAATATATGTTCaatgataataaatgaattaaattagaaatcatcaacatggagaaaactggaaaatactgaaatatttggcaactaaataacacacttctaaatagcACATGGttcaaataagaaatcacaaaggaaattagaaagcaTTCTGAACTTAATGAAAATGATAGCACAGAATGTCAGATTTTGCGTGATGCCACTAAAGCAGTACTTAAGCGGAAGTTTACAGCACTACACCCCTatactagaaaagaagaaagtacaGGACAGATCCTATAGAATTTCTAACTTCACCCATGTGCAATAGGAAGCTACTCAATGACTTTAAGAGGGGAAATAGCATAGATTTCAATTTGTAAAGCACTTCTCTGTATAACACCAATTGtttgtgaggatgtggagaaccaATATTCTCAACCCATTGCTATCAAGACTGTGaaatggtacaaccattttggGAAAAACATTGACACTTTTTACGAAATCAAACAGACACATTCACTAAGACCAGGCAATCACACTTCTAGTCatttaaacaagaaaaacaaaaacaggtctGCAGAAAGACATGTACTCAAAAGTGCATGGCATTTTTATTCATAATCTCCAAAACTCAgaaaaaatgtccatcaacttgTGAATGCATAAATTAAACGTGGTATGTTCATACAATTTAATActaatggagaaaaaggaacaaactaatgaTACAGGTAActacatgaatgaatctcaaaaaaaaaaatagtaagctAACTGAAAGAGGCCTTGTGCACTCtgtaattccatttacatgacatTCTATGACATGAAAAACTGACCCACAgtggaaaaaaacagaacagtgATGACTTCAgaaaggagtggggtggggatcGACTGGACAAGGGCAGAGGGAACCTTCTGGGGTGGGAAAAACATTCTATACCTTGACAGGGGGTTGTGTTACACAACTGTGAGCGTTATCAAAACTCAGAAAATGTGCATGCTGGTTTATACATTTCATTGAAATTTTTACATCAAAGGGCAAAGAAACTAAACAAACATTGAACCCAAATCATAAATAATCAAGAAGATATATTTAAGGAAAAGGGTACTAATGTTTGAAACTTGCTTTGAAATTCATAAAGAACAAGTTGAATTGATGGAATGTTGTATTAGTAACAATACAATGGTGGGAACAATTAATGGTAGAATTTAGATAATGGGCAAATACGTCTTCagtgtaaaattctttcaaatttgctaTATGCTTGAAACCTTACATTATGAAATGTTATAATATTTATACTCTGAACACAAGGCAGAAACCTGATACTGGGAGGTCAAGGATAGATGTGGACAGACCAGGTGGCAGTGCTGAGACATCCAGCAGGAATGCTCTGGCATCTGCGGGTGAGGGTTagagaagggagaagcagacGTGAGAGGTGCTCAGATTCAATCACTACCCGTGAGGAGGCTTCGCAGACAGGGGCTGGGAAAGAGGCTGAGAATCCTTCTGTGATCATGACTCTGACAGTTAGATGGGAATTGGGGACTGATGAGCATACATGTAGACTGTCGAGTAAGATCCCTGGAAAACTGCCAAGTGCTATGTTAGCTCTGCAGTTAGATCAATGAATCTGGGTTTGAAGGTGAGGAATGGACTGCAGCTATTAATGTGGGTATCTCTGGCAAATATTAAAGATAAATGCAGATGTGGACAAGATGCAATTACCAGAAGAGAGTCTAGGCTGAAGCAGTGaagaatacaaatatttaaaggcAAGAAGAAGCACATGAGgctgataataatagtaattaataTCAATACTAATAAAATGACATTGAGAACAAACTGAATCCATAAAAGAAATGTTGGAGAAGCTTTTGCCAAGAAAACCTCTTTCCTGTGATGATGACAAAGCATCTTTGTTAAAGATTCATGGTGCCTGTTTCTTGAAAACgaaattatatgaaaatagaCCTCTTTTCTGCAGGTCAGTAAAATGGAAAGCTGCCTAATGCCATCTGCCCTCCTCTCTGTGGTGCCACAGATGTGGTGAGGAGCAGGGAATCTTGTCTCTTCCCCAAACTCACGCTAGGAGGAGGTGGGTCAGATAACCAGGGTCCAGGTGAGGTTCTCCAAATCAGGATACTGAGAGATCCCATGGAAAATGCACCAAGCAGTGAGCCTAAGGGCCTCACTCCAGAACCCGAGACCCCACTTTGAAAGAGAGAGTGGTCCATGGTGACCAGATGTGAAGGACACAACCTTGTCCCCGGTGCTCATGAATCGGTGAAAACATCAGGAGGTCCTGGAGTTAGGATACGGAGGATGTGCCTTCCTGTGTCTCCTGCTGTTCCCCCTGGACACTGGCTCTCCCGTGTTTCCCCCTCACATCCTGCTCCCCTGAAGCCTGAGAGTATCCACAGTTAGATCCTTGGAAAGTTTAAAGTTCCCCATAAAGATGTCCAGTTCTCATTGGCAGAGGACATTGCTTATAAATCTATCACATGAAGTACCTTCAACCCCTTAGATACCCAGGGTCAAGTTTTGAAATTATATGAATTTCAAGATTACACTTGGCCATTTCCTTTCACTTACTGAATGTGGGAAGCACCCTCCTGAGGGcctcttttacatccttgttgCGCAGAGTGTAGATGAGTGGGTTCAGGGTGGGGCTGACTGCCGTGTACATTATGGCGACCACTTTGCCATTTTCCATGGAGGACTCAGACCCTGAGAGTAAGTAGGTGTAGATGAGAGTGGAGTAGTACAGGCAGACCACCAGGAGatgggaggagcaggtggagaaggccctGCGCTTGCCCTCGGCTGAGCGGATGCGCAGGATGCTGGTGATGATGAAGGCATAGGACAGCATGGTGAGCAGGAAGTCGACCACACCAATGTAAAAAGCTGCAATGGCCATTATGATGTTGTTCAGGTTCTTTGGACCACAGGCAAGCAGCAGCAGTGTGGGGAGTTCACAAAGGAAGGTATGGATCTGATTGAGGCCACAGAATGTTAGCCGTGCCATCAGGCCAGTTTGGACACAGGTGTTGACCCCACTGACCGCCCACACGCTGCCTGCCAGCAGGACACAGAGGCGCCTGCTCATCAGTGTGTGATAGTGCAGGGGCTGGCAGATGGCCACGTAGCGGTCATACGCCATGACCGTGAGCAGCAGCAGCTCAGCCCCCAGGATCCAAGTCAGgaagaattgctgggtcatgcaGCCTCCATAGGAGATGGTACTGCCCTGACCCATCAGGATCTCCAGCAACTTGGGAAGAACAGTAGATGTGCAGATGATGTCTAACATGGCCAGGTTGGTGAGAAAGAAGTACATTGGGGTGTGGAGCCCTGGGTTCAGGCAGATGGCCATGAGGATGAGGCCATTCCCTGCAAGAGCTGTTAggtaaaggagaaggaagagagcacTGAAGACACCCTGCAGCTGGGGGTTTTCTGAGAGgccctgcaggacaaactccaccATGGCCGTGAGGTTGGTTGGAGCCATTGGGTAGGGAAGGTCTCCAGGGGTTCCTGGGAAGCAGATGGTACCTGGCAGAAGGAGACACAAGGACCAGGTGGGTGATGTGTCCTCTCTGTACCTAGGTCCTGCTAAGACTCTCAGGGATGAGTGTGGTGGAGCCTCTGCCCTGGAAGCACTCGGCAAAGATGTTAAGGTGGGTTCCTGCACTAAGGGAGATGATCCAATTGTTTACCCTCCCCTCTGGACCCTACAACTACCAGAACCTTCCAAGCTCTCAGAACCACCCTGCCAGGAGAGCTTCTTCTGGGTGATGGCCAGGGCAGCAGCACTCACTAAAGTTATCCCAGAAACTGCAGCCTGTTTTCACTTTGTTTCATTCCCTACATTATGCTGACACTTAGAAGAGTCTTAGCAATTGTTCCTGGAGCTTAGAAAACTGGACACCTTTCTGAGTGTGATATGAAAGCAAACCTACATAGATGAGGCCCATGGGCTCCAGGCCTCTGTATTTCCAGAGAAAAAACAGCTCAGCTGGGGATTGGGTGAGGCTTCCAGAAGATTGTCTCAAAGACAGGATGGAATTCTCACCTGCAAAGGGGACAAGGTGGGCAGGATCGGTAGGCTCAGTTGGGGACTTTGTGTTCCCTGAGGGGTCTAGCACCTCAGGGTGAAGCCTGGGAAGTATCCATGGCACCAGAACAGTCCCAGTTTTGGGGAGCAGCCACCAGGCTTGGAACAGGTGGGGGGCACTGTCAGAGACCCTGTGCATTACCTGCTGTCAGGCTCTCAGTCTAAAGCACACTGCCCACCCTACCCTGTCCACTCCATGCTGCAACCCAGAGTTGGCAGGGTGGGGCTGGATCTGGGCCTCCCAGGTCTGCAACTGAGCAGCTGGATCAGCTGCCGGCAGGTGACCCGACTCCAGGCTCCAACTCcctccagcttctcctgggctATGCGGGAAGCTTGTCCTTTCAGTGAGGGTCAGgctgtgccaggggctggggacacAGAGAAGAAAGGCAAAGACCCAGCTTGGGAGCTGCCAGGACCTCCTGCCAATGCACCCACCCCACTGCAAGGACTGTGAGATCCCCAACCTCACCCACTTCTCCATCATCTCAAGCCTGACCCCAGCCCCTCAGGCAGGACCAGGCCCAGGTCAGATAAAGAGACCGTCTTCCTTGAGCTCCACACCCCGGGCCCAAGGAGCTACTGATTCATCCACCCCAAGGTGAacactt
The Choloepus didactylus isolate mChoDid1 chromosome 4, mChoDid1.pri, whole genome shotgun sequence DNA segment above includes these coding regions:
- the LOC119533108 gene encoding olfactory receptor 13A1-like, coding for MAPTNLTAMVEFVLQGLSENPQLQGVFSALFLLLYLTALAGNGLILMAICLNPGLHTPMYFFLTNLAMLDIICTSTVLPKLLEILMGQGSTISYGGCMTQQFFLTWILGAELLLLTVMAYDRYVAICQPLHYHTLMSRRLCVLLAGSVWAVSGVNTCVQTGLMARLTFCGLNQIHTFLCELPTLLLLACGPKNLNNIIMAIAAFYIGVVDFLLTMLSYAFIITSILRIRSAEGKRRAFSTCSSHLLVVCLYYSTLIYTYLLSGSESSMENGKVVAIMYTAVSPTLNPLIYTLRNKDVKEALRRVLPTFSK